A region of Micromonospora sp. WMMD882 DNA encodes the following proteins:
- a CDS encoding response regulator transcription factor: MIRTLLALDGTLIRGALALVLAAEEDISVVAEVDRGEEVQPALWAKLPDVAVVDLDLITGDGPGAAGPCPMLVLADRRRVRGLHQILAGRRTVGILANDVSPHRVVDGVRRMARGEPVVDAELVLAALNATSPLTGRETEILELTAAGATVAEVAGSLGLSPGTVRNHLGRITRKTGARTRVEAVRVARDAGWI; encoded by the coding sequence GTGATCCGCACCCTGCTCGCTCTCGACGGCACGCTGATCCGCGGCGCACTGGCCCTGGTGCTCGCCGCCGAGGAGGACATCAGCGTGGTCGCCGAGGTGGATCGCGGCGAGGAGGTCCAGCCGGCGCTCTGGGCGAAACTGCCCGACGTGGCGGTGGTCGACCTCGACCTGATCACCGGGGACGGGCCCGGCGCCGCCGGTCCGTGCCCGATGCTGGTGCTCGCCGACCGACGTCGGGTACGTGGACTGCACCAGATCCTCGCCGGCCGCCGGACGGTCGGCATCCTCGCCAACGACGTCTCCCCGCACCGGGTGGTGGACGGTGTCCGCCGGATGGCCCGGGGCGAACCGGTGGTCGACGCGGAGCTGGTGCTCGCGGCGTTGAACGCGACCAGCCCGTTGACCGGCCGGGAGACCGAGATCCTGGAACTGACCGCCGCCGGGGCGACGGTCGCGGAGGTGGCCGGCTCGCTCGGGCTCTCCCCGGGCACGGTCCGCAACCACCTCGGTCGGATCACCCGCAAGACCGGCGCCCGCACCCGGGTCGAAGCCGTCCGGGTCGCCCGCGACGCCGGCTGGATCTGA
- a CDS encoding response regulator transcription factor translates to MVIRVVVVEEMGLLRGALCAVLANEEDMEVVADVSDVRDLPAVARRARPDVVLLDLATGSPGGIAVIEELGAHSSGTAVLAMSYRWTPSVLEAALTAGARGFIGKDGPLEEMVRMVRSLAAGERVIDPVAAVAVLSPPTCPLTPRELEVLRTAAEGLPLKDIARRLYLAHGTVRNHLSSILRKTGARNRVEAIRHAQRDGWL, encoded by the coding sequence GTGGTGATCCGCGTTGTGGTGGTCGAGGAGATGGGACTGCTGCGCGGCGCGCTCTGCGCCGTGCTGGCGAACGAGGAGGACATGGAGGTGGTCGCGGACGTCTCGGACGTCCGCGACCTGCCGGCGGTGGCCCGCCGCGCGCGGCCGGACGTCGTGCTGTTGGACCTGGCGACGGGCTCACCGGGCGGGATCGCGGTGATCGAGGAGCTCGGGGCGCACTCGTCCGGGACCGCCGTGCTGGCGATGAGCTACCGGTGGACACCGTCGGTGCTGGAGGCGGCGCTGACGGCCGGGGCACGGGGCTTCATCGGCAAGGACGGCCCCCTGGAGGAGATGGTGCGGATGGTCCGTTCACTGGCGGCCGGCGAGCGGGTGATCGACCCGGTCGCGGCGGTGGCGGTGCTGAGCCCACCGACCTGTCCGCTGACTCCCCGGGAGCTCGAAGTGTTACGGACGGCGGCCGAGGGGTTGCCGCTCAAGGACATCGCCCGGCGGCTCTACCTGGCCCACGGAACGGTGCGTAACCACCTCTCGTCGATCCTGCGCAAGACCGGCGCCCGCAACCGGGTGGAGGCCATCCGGCACGCCCAGCGGGACGGCTGGCTCTGA